One Fusarium poae strain DAOMC 252244 chromosome 4, whole genome shotgun sequence DNA window includes the following coding sequences:
- a CDS encoding hypothetical protein (TransMembrane:11 (i98-116o122-142i154-175o181-206i218-240o252-272i352-374o394-413i420-445o457-475i482-501o)~BUSCO:25673at5125), which produces MMDTRRSKEDGYDREKMAGGVSPIEGSGDIPTPQRSLVGDESQLRNRRREDVPASTDQNVDLEKRKLDRRQSSKLFRHVEPKEPFTVRNQLERTFLNSYINILLIAAPVGIALNYIHSVNRIAVFVVNFIAIIPLAAILSFATEEIALRTGEVLGGLINATFGNAVELIVAILALVDGKVIIVQTSLVGSILSNLLLVLGFCFFFGGLRREAQYFNETVAQTAASMLALAVASVIVPTVFDQARDTPAANVARLSRGTAVILLIVYAAYLLFQLKTHSSTFRQEGQKVAAKPWSRGSGGNIRQGIMVPGALIGGGMTGREENERLSEMLMNPHRLPKSEEDEDEEEEPQLHFWVAVATLTIATVLIALCAEFMVDSIDAVTKTGGVSEEFVGLILLPIVGNAAEHATAVTVAIKDKMDLAIGVAVGSSMQVALFLIPLLVIIGWGMGNDDMNLSFDLFQVATMFVAVLLVNYLIADGKSHWLEGWLLICLYSIIAVCSWWYPTHSDE; this is translated from the exons ATGATGGATACAAGAAGAAGTAAAGAAGACGGGTACGATCGGGAGAAAATGGCTGGAGGAGTTTCGCCCATCGAAGGAAGCGGCGATATACCTACACCACAGCGCTCACTCGTTGGTGATGAAAGCCAACTGCGAAACCGAAGACGCGAAGATGTCCCAGCCTCCACAGACCAGAACGTTGACCtagaaaagagaaaactcGACAGACGACAGTCATCAAAATTGTTCCGCCATGTTGAGCCAAAAGAACCCTTCACCGTCCGAAACCAACTTGAGAGGACTTTTCTCAACTCATACATCAACATTcttctcatcgccgcccCTGTCGGCATCGCTCTTAATTACATCCACAGCGTGAATCGTATCGCCGTATTCGTGGTCAACTTCATCGCAATTATCCCACTCGCCGCCATTCTGAGTTTTGCCACAGAAGAAATCGCCCTACGAACCGGTGAAGTCCTGGGAGGTCTAATCAATGCTACTTTCGGAAACGCCGTTGAGCTCATCGTGGCCATATTGGCTTTGGTAGATGGAAAGGTTATTATTGTTCAAACCTCTTTGGTCGGATCGATTCTGAGTAACCTTCTTCTGGTGCTTggcttctgtttcttttttggTGGCCTGCGACGTGAAGCTCAATATTTCAACGAGACGGTAGCCCAGACCGCAGCCAG CATGCTCGCCTTAGCAGTCGCTTCTGTCATCGTACCGACAGTTTTCGACCAAGCCAGAGACACACCGGCCGCTAACGTTGCCCGACTCTCAAGAGGCACAGCAGTAATCCTTCTCATTGTATACGCGGCCTATCTGCTGTTCCAGCTCAAGACACACTCAAGCACCTTCCGACAAGAAGGCCAGAAGGTCGCCGCGAAACCTTGGTCGCGTGGAAGTGGCGGCAATATACGCCAAGGTATCATGGTTCCAGGCGCTCTTATCGGTGGCGGCATGACTGGCCGCGAGGAGAATGAACGCCTCTCCGAGATGCTCATGAACCCTCACCGACTTCCAAAGTCtgaggaagacgaagacgaagaggaggaaccTCAGCTGCACTTCTGGGTGGCAGTTGCCACACTGACAATCGCCACTGTTTTGATTGCCTTGTGCGCTGAGTTTATGGTTGACTCTATCGACGCAGTTACAAAAACAGGAGGCGTGTCGGAAGAGTTTGTCGGATTGATCCTGTTGCCGATTGTAGGTAATGCCGCTGAACACGCGACCGCTGTGACTGTCGCAATCAAGGACAAGATGGACTTGGCTATTGGAGTAGCAGTTGGAAGCTCCATGCAAGTTGCCCTCTTCTTGATTCCTCTGTTGGTCATTATCGGCTGGGGAATGGGCAATGACGATATGAACTTGAGTTTCGACTTGTTCCAGGTCGCGACTATGTTCGTAGCTGTCTTGCTGGTCAACTACCTGATCGCAGATGGCAAGAGCCATTGGCTGGAGGGTTGGCTTCTAATCTGCCTTTATTCCATTATTGCTGTATGCTCTTGGT GGTACCCAACTCATTCAGATGAGTAA
- a CDS encoding hypothetical protein (BUSCO:637at5125), translated as MSRNGTNRNPVPRMGPPHWRQYSKSSLDRSHAEVPVSPASVSTHSTVKDEKRTRIERRCTVTVNEGYARDEVLLNFDVVGADVKPGMLMCISTVRDDLRKISAGHGASSKQNQDASKGTSGTQNGDGAGFKYFFVAKDMPQETKTRNPDVEVYVLKHIADAFGMKKGSQVLLTMVDAKNPAIEASHVELSFKDQYLSRSDIWRMTVGELTGRTVYKGQSVLFMGTIKAQVTAIYVDSRKTHSAFFTRDTRPIFRSESARYVLFIQMAKEMWEFDAESSGEIMFNKVVNGFLPALFKRWAMLKAKHLVSIVLFARVEYDTGLTAEFDGLSGDFYTGIQPSGLRRPYKDFYRVVVSEMGSGEWTKILHQLKVEFNFFRRDISLYHHKLNAQAEINGPDSIPKDTPSSRVKAESTYAMYGNVLEAINLASSQFAHDHIDRDLTRTGISIAVISPGSGVFEVDYETLRRTTEALVGNGIGIDLICMPKMPLHSVPLFKYRNPQYSDDHSQAHRSSFSRSFHSRDSTPNHPTPVIGSYQSLGESFSPSKGMSLSRRADPLISMATSDQWCFALPQWLHVSFWTGASDEALSYEGIALSVSNKVMQDDEDEFNIRCRMYALQMRSVLETNEIETTPLQVDTHFPANITEPPSSQKYRNTGINDTVYIPSRRAPEGLYDHTSGFQRFVPDRLARPGEKSLWKQLQEFDDHRAKISHGRSRHHSSRYAKDLDEITRRQLAEDSGLYGTSLPEKKAPILGASARKLSMNITDGDKPSPTSLKKSAEPAPKPPKQVAKQPKLMRQISLGQRGFGIAAPKAVVAEIKAETVNASGVSSGEGKQPSTPRIRPELRPSSPQTITSHPSSVSIQKYRLDAPDTIVEGVPMTPSIPILKRNNSGLDVTTIGSSFNNRQQKRDDDRDLRYSEALRADDAQKLYTNKLRAGALSDAVQDLPTTLSPTTAITPWLTLVNPSNPESLAIDDTVLYSRWQHVYPQITQMKVQKWKALCCPASVPLTTEYFPSKTQFDTEYHRHPYTVEQDADDDLVETPKSRQEFVQELISLRFTQGFQVVVGPLVARAFGQNLIKIGDIFSRDTPLEDGTSIFMSVGNSIHQLSCVNGTEVEVNIFMRKPTDTSFTSQGFSPIYKPAIRTLLDDTYEAREIDLLTPRTDRNWNMIDSYIAGHHNEMSDSLRFWRARFVLIPVLRKDVPISRTQTGDHAEEVRIEGIKRLAQSWQKYRYIPPPERKYHSLAQQKRRRDPNPLDIVWKTDDPSVVIAAEVETLPLTEGVEGANRKGLVSAKDRFKKSNLNLSALADVMQQPVENGGVRLQNRRWHLRLYSACFIGSDMVTWLLDNFEDLDTREDAEALGNALMAHDELKSANPKDKGLFVHVDKRHQFRDGNYYYQIASEFAKPHVGWFNTRRATVPPTPSIESSNRDSPRTLMSARSVEESGSPASTSTTPTISLPHGGKRPRVVLSKVIKYDVDHRKRSYRPERIDLHYDRLHNPDSCYHIRIDWMNVTTKLVEDAVESWAREASQYGLRLVELPIKEACTITETNPFRKPYHIKLAARPPDQKPETYIDPNSLGPTTSPNKHFYQTAILKKFDFVLDTEAASNFPSNVDVSYSWGKPDYKYTQYIHRSGTLLAEITDEGDFLILANRLYSNRPAGMRSIDPPTAVERGGRMASYGPYSTFGMSESATLSSPLLKPTHYFHSPALKPADQQHNKPIPATTPDPDSLNAEIDDFCKNKTALEEFYREALEKGQKVQGTPATAPALEAVPEASIPTLGLPPGVLGGNDGAPTKRLNSPMSFLRRSSVQYDGGSSLTGR; from the exons ATGTCACGAAATGGTACCAACAGGAACCCGGTCCCGCGTATGGGACCGCCGCACTGGCGACAGTATAGCAAGTCGAGCTTAGATCGCTCCCATGCCGAGGTTCCTGTTTCCCCTGCGAGCGTATCGACCCATTCCACTGTCAAAGATGAGAAGCGAACAAGAATAGAACGCAGATGTACTGTGACAGTCAACGAAGGCTATGCCCGGGATGAGGTCCTGCTCAATTTCGATGTAGTAGGCGCCGATGTAAAGCCTGGAATGTTGATGTGCATCTCGACTGTGAGGGACGACCTGCGAAAGATCTCGGCTGGACATGGTGCTAGTAGCAAGCAAAATCAAGATGCTTCCAAGGGAACGTCAGGCACTCAAAATGGGGATGGCGCGGGCTTCAAGTATTTCTTTGTTGCCAAAGATATGCCTCAAGAAACCAAGACACGGAACCCTGACGTTGAGGTCTATGTCTTGAAGCATATTGCTGATGCGTTTGGGATGAAGAAAGGTTCTCAGGTTCTTTTGACAATG GTGGATGCAAAGAACCCTGCCATCGAAGCTTCTCACGTAGAACTGTCTTTCAAAGACCAATACCTATCCAGATCAGATATTTGGAGAATGACTGTTGGAGAACTGACAGGAAGAACCGTTTACAAAGGCCAATCTGTTTTGTTTATGGGGACCATCAAGGCGCAAGTCACCGCAATTTATGTCGATAGTCGCAAGACACACTCTGCCTTCTTCACCCGCGACACTCGGCCCATCTTTCGGAGTGAATCAGCAAGATACGTTCTCTTCATCCAGATGGCTAAAGAAATGTGGGAATTCGATGCAGAAAGCTCTGGCGAAATCATGTTCAACAAAGTCGTCAATGGGTTTCTTCCTGCGTTGTTCAAGAGATGGGCTATGCTCAAGGCCAAACACTTGGTCAGTATCGTACTCTTTGCGCGTGTAGAATATGATACCGGTTTGACAGCTGAATTCGACGGCCTCTCCGGCGACTTTTACACTGGCATACAGCCATCTGGGCTGCGTCGGCCATACAAAGACTTTTACCGAGTCGTGGTCAGCGAGATGGGCAGTGGGGAATGGACAAAGATCCTGCACCAGTTGAAGGTAGAATTCAACTTCTTCCGCCGGGATATCAGTTTGTATCACCACAAGCTCAACGCTCAGGCTGAGATCAACGGCCCGGACTCTATCCCCAAAGATACTCCCTCGTCTCGTGTCAAGGCTGAGTCAACTTATGCCATGTATGGCAATGTTTTAGAAGCTATAAATCTAGCTTCATCTCAGTTCGCCCATGACCATATTGATAGAGACCTCACCAGGACAGGTATTTCAATTGCAGTAATCAGCCCTGGTTCTGGTGTTTTCGAAGTGGACTATGAGACCTTGCGGAGAACCACCGAAGCATTGGTAGGGAATGGCATTGGTATTGATCTGATATGCATGCCCAAAATGCCGCTGCATTCAGTGCCTCTATTCAAGTATCGCAACCCGCAGTATTCTGATGACCACAGCCAAGCTCATCGGTCGAGCTTCTCGAGATCGTTTCACAGTCGTGATAGTACGCCAAACCACCCTACTCCAGTGATAGGGAGCTATCAATCACTTGGTGAATCATTCTCGCCTTCGAAAGGGATGAGCCTTTCACGCCGTGCAGACCCCCTCATATCCATGGCAACAAGCGACCAATGGTGCTTTGCGCTTCCGCAATGGCTTCATGTCTCGTTCTGGACCGGGGCGTCTGATGAGGCTCTTTCGTATGAGGGTATTGCCTTGTCCGTGTCCAACAAAGTCATGcaagacgacgaagacgagtTCAACATTCGATGTCGTATGTACGCGTTGCAGATGAGAAGTGTCCTTGAAACAAACGAGATAGAAACGACACCTTTACAAGTCGATACTCACTTCCCCGCCAACATCACTGAACCGCCGTCGTCGCAGAAATATCGTAATACTGGTATCAACGATACTGTCTACATTCCCAGCAGACGGGCACCAGAAGGTCTTTACGATCACACGTCTGGATTCCAAAGGTTTGTTCCAGACAGATTGGCAAGACCTGGTGAAAAATCATTGTGGAAGCAATTGCAAGAGTTCGATGACCATAGGGCCAAAATTTCTCATGGCCGCAGTCGGCACCACTCGTCAAGGTATGCCAAGGACCTGGATGAAATTACGAGAAGGCAGTTGGCGGAGGATTCTGGTCTTTATGGAACTTCCCTCCCCGAGAAAAAGGCCCCAATTCTTGGTGCTTCGGCAAGGAAGCTGTCAATGAATATCACAGATGGCGACAAGCCATCTCCAACCAGTCTCAAAAAGAGCGCCGAACCAGCGCCAAAGCCTCCCAAACAAGTAGCGAAACAACCCAAGCTGATGAGGCAGATCAGTCTGGGCCAGCGCGGATTTGGGATTGCTGCCCCCAAGGCTGTGGTTGCAGAGATTAAAGCTGAGACAGTCAACGCTTCTGGTGTCTCTTCCGGCGAGGGGAAACAGCCATCAACGCCTCGCATCCGTCCAGAACTACGACCGAGCTCTCCACAGACAATCACCAGCCACCCATCTTCAGTTTCTATTCAAAAATATCGACTTGACGCCCCGGATACTATCGTGGAAGGGGTGCCTATGACTCCCAGTATTCCTATTCTCAAAAGAAACAACTCTGGACTTGATGTGACCACGATTGGCTCGTCGTTTAATAATCGTCAGCAAAAGCGGGATGACGATCGTGACCTGAGGTACTCGGAAGCCCTTCGTGCTGATGACGCACAGAAACTATACACAAACAAGCTGCGTGCCGGTGCACTTAGTGATGCCGTTCAAGATCTACCTACAACTCTCTCGCCCACCACTGCCATTACCCCATGGCTGACTCTTGTAAACCCCTCGAACCCGGAAAGTCTTGCAATTGACGACACTGTATTGTATAGTCGATGGCAACATGTTTATCCTCAAATCACCCAAATGAAGGTTCAGAAGTGGAAAGCTCTTTGCTGTCCCGCGTCTGTGCCCCTCACCACAGAGTACTTCCCTTCAAAGACACAGTTCGATACTGAGTACCACCGTCATCCGTACACTGTCGAGCAGGATGCAGACGATGACCTGGTGGAGACGCCCAAGTCGCGACAGGAATTTGTTCAGGAGCTCATCAGCTTGCGTTTCACTCAGGGTTTCCAAGTTGTGGTAGGGCCATTAGTTGCTCGTGCGTTTGGACAGAACTTGATCAAGATTGGTGACATCTTCTCAAGAGATACACCCCTGGAGGATGGCACTAGTATCTTTATGTCGGTTGGCAACAGCATTCATCAACTTTCGTGCGTCAATGGTACGGAGGTTGAGGTAAACATCTTCATGCGAAAGCCAACAGATACTTCATTCACATCCCAAGGTTTTTCGCCAATTTACAAACCTGCAATCCGGACATTGTTGGATGATACTTATGAAGCCCGCGAGATTGACCTCCTCACTCCCCGCACTGACCGCAACTGGAACATGATTGACTCTTACATTGCTGGGCACCATAATGAAATGTCAGACAGCCTTCGTTTCTGGCGCGCAAGATTCGTCCTTATCCCTGTCTTGCGAAAGGATGTTCCAATATCAAGGACGCAGACTGGGGACCACGCCGAAGAGGTACGAATTGAAGGTATTAAGCGTCTTGCTCAATCATGGCAAAAGTATCGCTACATTCCTCCACCTGAGCGGAAGTATCATTCACTTGCTCAACAGAAGCGACGACGAGACCCCAATCCCCTGGATATCGTGTGGAAAACAGATGATCCCTCAGTTGTTATCGCCGCTGAAGTTGAGACACTTCCTCTCACAGAAGGGGTGGAAGGTGCCAATCGAAAGGGACTGGTATCGGCTAAGGACCGTTTCAAGAAATCAAATCTGAACTTATCAGCCCTGGCTGATGTCATGCAGCAGCCTGTTGAGAATGGAGGTGTTAGGCTGCAGAACCGCAGATGGCATCTTCGCCTCTACTCTGCGTGTTTCATCGGATCTGACATGGTGACATGGTTGCTTGACAACTTTGAAGATCTCGACACTCGAGAAGATGCCGAGGCACTGGGCAATGCCTTGATGGCGCATGACGAACTAAAGTCTGCAAATCCAAAAGACAAGGGCCTATTTGTTCATGTTGACAAGCGCCACCAGTTCCGAGATGGTAACTACTACTATCAAATCGCCAGTGAGTTTGCCAAGCCTCATGTAGGATGGTTCAACACTCGACGGGCTACGGTGCCGCCAACGCCAAGTATCGAATCTTCGAATCGAGATTCACCTCGGACCTTGATGTCGGCTCGTTCAGTTGAGGAAAGTGGTTCTCCTGcgtcaacctcaacaacgccaacTATATCACTCCCCCATGGGGGAAAGCGGCCTAGAGTCGTGCTTAGCAAGGTCATAAAGTACGATGTTGACCATCGAAAGCGGTCTTATAGACCAGAGAGGATTGATCTGCATTACGACCGTCTCCACAACCCTGACAGCTGTTACCATATTCGTATCGACTGGATGAACGTGACTACGAAGCTGGTGGAAGACGCAGTTGAGAGCTGGGCACGAGAAGCCAGTCAGTACGGCTTGCGACTTGTCGAGTTACCCATCAAGGAGGCATGCACAATCACTGAGACGAATCCTTTCCGAAAGCCATATCACATCAAGTTGGCAGCTCGTCCTCCGGATCAGAAGCCCGAGACGTACATTGACCCCAACTCCCTGGGCCCGACAACATCTCCAAACAAGCACTTCTACCAAACGGCGATTCTTAAGAAGTTTGATTTTGTCCTCGATACTGAAGCGGCATCCAATTTCCCAAGCAACGTTGATGTGAGCTACTCATGGGGCAAGCCTGATTACAAATACACCCAGTACATCCATCGGAGTGGTACTCTCCTGGCGGAGATCACGGATGAAGGCGATTTCTTAATTCTGGCAAACCGTTTGTATAGCAATCGACCGGCGGGCATGCGTTCAATCGATCCGCCCACTGCGGTTGAACGCGGCGGCCGCATGGCATCGTATGGTCCCTACTCAACTTTTGGCATGTCAGAATCAGCAACGCTATCCTCGCCCCTCCTCAAACCAACGCATTATTTCCACTCGCCAGCGCTGAAACCGGCTGACCAACAGCACAACAAACCTATACCCGCAACAACTCCTGATCCGGATTCTCTCAATGCCGAGATTGACGACTTCTGTAAGAACAAGACAGCGCTCGAGGAGTTTTACAGGGAAGCTTTAGAGAAGGGCCAAAAGGTTCAAGGTACGCCTGCAACAGCGCCGGCATTGGAGGCAGTCCCTGAAGCTAGTATCCCGACACTTGGATTGCCGCCTGGTGTTCTGGGAGGAAACGACGGAGCGCCAACAAAGCGGCTTAATAGTCCTATGTCGTTCCTCCGAAGAAGTAGTGTGCAGTACGATGGTGGATCCAGTCTGACAGGGAGATGA